One genomic region from bacterium encodes:
- a CDS encoding cobalamin-binding protein yields the protein MKTRIASLLASGTEIVCALGLLDRLVAISHECDYPPEALDRPRVSRPRFDPSGLTSGEIDRAVRRALAEHGSVYEVDADALARVEPDLVLTQAVCEVCAVPAPGVRELVERLGLEAEVLSLDAHDIEGILDAILAVGRAAGVEARAAALVDGLRSRLSAVERAVAGAGRPRVLALEWLDPPFAPGHWVPEMVQRAGGVNLLGEAGQRSREVAWEDVAGMDPDVLIIMPCGMGLEDARADADRHARRLVEAAPRAIAEGRAYVVDGSAYFNRSGPRVADGLEILAGLLHPDRLPAPDGSAAAVWRPATA from the coding sequence ATGAAGACCAGGATCGCGTCGCTGCTGGCGAGCGGGACCGAGATCGTGTGCGCGCTGGGGTTGCTGGACCGGCTCGTCGCGATCTCGCACGAGTGCGACTACCCGCCGGAGGCGCTGGACCGGCCGCGGGTGAGCCGGCCCCGGTTCGATCCATCCGGGCTGACGAGCGGTGAGATCGACCGTGCGGTGCGCCGGGCGCTGGCGGAGCACGGCAGCGTGTATGAGGTGGACGCGGATGCACTGGCGCGTGTCGAGCCGGACCTGGTGCTCACGCAGGCGGTGTGCGAAGTGTGCGCGGTGCCGGCGCCGGGCGTCCGGGAGCTGGTCGAGCGGCTCGGGCTCGAGGCGGAGGTGCTCTCGCTGGACGCGCACGATATCGAGGGCATCCTGGATGCGATCCTCGCCGTGGGCCGCGCGGCAGGCGTGGAGGCCCGTGCCGCTGCGCTGGTGGACGGGCTGCGCTCCCGGCTGTCCGCCGTCGAGCGAGCGGTCGCGGGAGCGGGGCGGCCCCGGGTGCTGGCGTTGGAGTGGCTGGACCCGCCGTTCGCGCCGGGGCACTGGGTGCCCGAGATGGTCCAGCGCGCGGGCGGCGTGAACCTGCTCGGGGAGGCCGGCCAGCGCTCCCGCGAAGTGGCCTGGGAGGACGTGGCGGGAATGGACCCGGATGTACTGATCATCATGCCGTGCGGCATGGGGCTCGAAGACGCGCGCGCCGACGCCGACCGGCACGCGCGCCGGCTCGTCGAGGCGGCGCCGCGTGCGATCGCGGAGGGGCGCGCCTACGTGGTGGACGGCTCCGCGTATTTCAACCGCTCCGGCCCGCGCGTGGCCGATGGGCTGGAGATCCTGGCCGGGTTGCTGCACCCGGACCGGCTGCCGGCGCCGGACGGATCGGCCGCGGCGGTGTGGCGGCCTGCGACAGCATGA
- a CDS encoding transcription termination factor Rho, with protein MATREEKATRQGPPEQAAMRDGALGVLELLPNGTGFIRRREANYRPRPDDVFVGRNIVQKFGLRTGDELAGTVGRAPGRGKGPPLTTLLSVNGRPPEEAIRRPEFTRLSAVHPREQLVLECDLRRRGQPDYTNRIIDLFCPFGKGQRALIVAPAKAGKTMVLQAVAEGIARNYPEFTLLILLVDERPEEVTEMEACGFGEVVASSFDKPAEHHVEAAELTLERARRRVEMGEDVVLILDSITRLARAYNAVEQGSGRTLSGGLDAQSLEKPKRFLGSARAIDASQGGGSLTIIATALVDTGSRMDQVIFEEFKGTGNSELVLSRELAERRIFPAIDLMASATRREELLLSPEALEVSHALRRQFARCTPADAMNQVLALMKQTRNNAELIAKLAETLR; from the coding sequence ATGGCAACACGAGAGGAGAAAGCGACACGGCAGGGACCACCGGAGCAGGCTGCGATGAGGGACGGGGCGCTGGGCGTGCTCGAGCTCCTGCCGAACGGAACCGGGTTCATCCGGCGGCGGGAAGCGAACTACAGGCCGCGCCCCGATGACGTGTTCGTGGGCCGCAACATCGTCCAGAAGTTCGGCCTGCGGACGGGGGACGAGCTCGCGGGCACGGTCGGCCGCGCACCGGGTCGAGGGAAAGGGCCGCCGCTCACGACGCTGCTGAGCGTCAATGGGAGGCCGCCGGAGGAGGCGATCCGCCGGCCGGAATTCACTCGCCTGAGCGCGGTCCATCCGCGCGAGCAGCTCGTGCTGGAGTGTGATCTGCGCCGGCGTGGCCAGCCCGATTACACCAACCGGATCATCGACCTCTTCTGCCCGTTCGGCAAGGGACAGCGTGCGCTGATCGTGGCGCCCGCGAAGGCGGGCAAGACGATGGTGCTCCAAGCGGTGGCCGAAGGGATCGCGCGCAACTATCCCGAGTTCACGCTGCTCATCCTGCTGGTGGACGAACGGCCGGAAGAAGTCACGGAGATGGAAGCGTGTGGCTTCGGCGAGGTCGTGGCGTCGAGCTTCGACAAGCCGGCCGAGCACCACGTGGAGGCGGCGGAACTCACGCTGGAGCGCGCGAGGCGGCGCGTGGAGATGGGCGAGGACGTGGTGCTGATCCTCGACTCGATCACGCGGCTCGCGCGGGCGTACAACGCCGTCGAGCAGGGGAGCGGCCGCACGCTCTCGGGTGGGCTGGACGCCCAGTCGCTGGAGAAGCCAAAGCGGTTCCTCGGCAGTGCACGCGCGATCGACGCCTCGCAGGGCGGCGGCTCGCTGACGATCATCGCCACCGCGCTGGTGGATACGGGCTCGCGGATGGACCAGGTCATCTTCGAGGAGTTCAAGGGCACGGGGAACAGCGAGCTCGTGTTGAGCCGGGAGCTGGCGGAGCGGCGGATCTTCCCGGCCATTGACCTCATGGCGAGCGCCACGCGGCGCGAGGAACTGCTGCTCTCGCCGGAAGCGCTGGAAGTGTCCCACGCGTTGCGGCGCCAGTTCGCGCGGTGCACGCCGGCCGATGCGATGAATCAGGTGCTGGCGCTCATGAAGCAGACCAGGAACAACGCGGAGCTGATCGCGAAGTTGGCGGAGACGCTACGGTGA